Proteins found in one Fodinibius saliphilus genomic segment:
- a CDS encoding DUF2075 domain-containing protein, which translates to MIVYQADKESFTDDIESGGVQESISYMYESRLNRRVSDSEKRSWKNSLQYMYMVLNDDDIPDDSGISIELQIPQTSKRIDFIIAGQDENKEDHAVIVELKQWETAQRTNMDGVVKTYFQGGLHNTSHPSYQAWSYAKLLQDFNKSVYEDDIQLKPCAYLHNFTGENVLDHNFYKEYVHKAPVFKQRDHRKLRSFIKKHVKYGDHSDILYRIDNGEIRPSKMLADSLESMLEGNEEFVMIDEQKVAFEYVMSAVESAEKDQKKVIIVEGGPGTGKSVIAVNLLVKLIGKGHVTSYVTKNSAPRQVYTSYLTGSMKRSSVENLFRSSGQFIDAEPNDFDALVVDEAHRLNEKSGLYSNQGENQIKEIINASNVSVFFIDEDQRIHINDIGRKEEIRKWADEFDAEVIETKLSSQFRCNGSDGYLAWVDRTLQIRDTANTDLSDIDYDFQVFSSPNKLFEEIKEKNKINDKSRVVAGYCWPWKSKKDNRAMDIVIPEHDFSKQWNLKDHGQKWLVQEGSMEQIGCIHTCQGLELDYVGVIIGPDFKVRDGKVITNLDERYTYDSSIRGLKKMRKKDPDKAAAVADRIIKNTYRTLMTRGMKGCYIFCTDKETEEYFKSNLIK; encoded by the coding sequence ATGATTGTTTACCAGGCGGATAAAGAGTCTTTTACAGATGATATAGAGTCAGGCGGAGTTCAGGAATCGATATCGTACATGTACGAGTCACGATTGAATAGGCGTGTATCCGATTCCGAAAAGCGCTCGTGGAAAAACTCATTGCAATACATGTATATGGTATTGAATGACGATGATATCCCGGATGACTCGGGGATAAGTATTGAGTTACAGATCCCGCAGACTTCGAAGAGGATTGATTTCATCATCGCGGGACAGGATGAGAATAAAGAAGATCATGCAGTTATTGTGGAGCTTAAGCAATGGGAAACTGCTCAGCGTACGAACATGGACGGGGTGGTAAAAACGTATTTCCAGGGAGGGTTGCATAATACCAGTCATCCTTCTTACCAGGCATGGTCTTATGCCAAGTTGCTTCAGGATTTTAACAAGTCTGTCTATGAGGATGATATACAGTTAAAGCCCTGTGCCTATTTGCATAATTTTACGGGAGAGAATGTCTTAGATCATAATTTCTACAAAGAGTACGTTCATAAAGCTCCTGTTTTTAAACAGCGTGATCACCGAAAGCTTCGTTCTTTCATCAAAAAGCATGTCAAATATGGAGATCATTCTGATATTCTTTACCGCATAGATAACGGGGAGATTCGTCCTTCCAAGATGTTGGCGGATAGCTTGGAGTCGATGCTTGAAGGCAATGAAGAGTTTGTAATGATTGATGAACAGAAGGTTGCCTTTGAATATGTAATGAGTGCCGTTGAAAGTGCAGAGAAAGACCAAAAAAAAGTAATCATCGTAGAAGGAGGGCCAGGGACGGGGAAATCTGTTATTGCAGTTAATCTGCTTGTAAAGTTAATAGGTAAGGGGCATGTCACCAGTTATGTTACGAAGAACTCTGCCCCACGCCAGGTTTACACCTCCTATCTTACCGGCAGTATGAAAAGGTCCAGTGTGGAAAACCTGTTTCGCAGCTCTGGACAATTTATTGATGCTGAACCCAATGATTTCGATGCACTGGTTGTAGATGAAGCCCATCGCCTAAATGAAAAGTCCGGTCTTTACAGCAATCAAGGGGAGAACCAGATAAAAGAAATAATAAATGCCTCTAACGTTTCGGTCTTCTTTATTGATGAAGATCAGCGTATTCATATCAACGATATTGGTAGAAAAGAAGAGATCCGAAAGTGGGCTGATGAATTTGATGCGGAAGTTATTGAGACAAAGCTTTCCTCCCAGTTCCGATGTAATGGTTCGGACGGATACCTCGCTTGGGTCGATCGCACCCTACAAATAAGAGATACGGCTAATACGGATCTGTCTGATATTGATTATGATTTTCAGGTATTCTCTTCTCCTAATAAACTATTCGAGGAAATTAAAGAGAAGAATAAGATCAATGATAAATCCCGGGTTGTAGCAGGTTATTGTTGGCCGTGGAAAAGCAAGAAGGATAACCGAGCAATGGATATCGTGATTCCGGAACATGACTTCAGTAAACAATGGAACCTGAAGGATCATGGCCAGAAGTGGTTGGTACAGGAGGGATCTATGGAACAGATCGGCTGCATACATACCTGCCAGGGACTGGAGTTAGATTACGTTGGAGTAATAATTGGTCCAGACTTCAAGGTTAGAGACGGTAAAGTGATTACTAATTTGGATGAGCGGTATACCTATGATTCCTCAATCCGTGGCCTCAAGAAGATGCGAAAGAAAGATCCGGATAAAGCAGCCGCTGTTGCCGATCGTATTATCAAGAATACGTATCGTACGCTAATGACAAGGGGTATGAAGGGATGCTATATCTTTTGTACGGATAAAGAGACTGAAGAGTATTTCAAGAGTAATTTGATAAAATAA
- a CDS encoding nucleotide pyrophosphohydrolase, which translates to MDQLQELKEKLEEFNKERDWDQFHSPKNVAMALSVEASEIVEIFQWMQGEESFELDADEKDKLEEELGDVFLYLQLLASKYDINLLEAGKKKLAKNREKYPVEKAKGSSKKYTDL; encoded by the coding sequence ATGGATCAGTTACAAGAATTAAAAGAGAAGCTGGAAGAATTTAATAAAGAGCGCGATTGGGATCAGTTCCATTCTCCCAAGAATGTAGCAATGGCACTGTCGGTAGAAGCCAGCGAAATTGTCGAGATCTTCCAGTGGATGCAGGGAGAAGAGAGTTTTGAGCTGGATGCAGACGAAAAGGACAAGCTGGAAGAAGAGCTGGGGGATGTATTCCTATATCTGCAATTGTTGGCCTCAAAATATGACATCAATTTACTGGAAGCAGGAAAAAAGAAGTTGGCAAAAAACAGGGAAAAATACCCTGTTGAGAAAGCAAAAGGTTCATCAAAGAAATATACAGATCTTTAA
- a CDS encoding nucleotidyl transferase AbiEii/AbiGii toxin family protein produces the protein MDKPSQGTIDSIHQRLLNKARETNRPFNELLQYYAMEKFLLRMSKLANADDYVLKGALLLRATGISDIRPTRDIDVLKYGNSTIPDLEENIVECCKINVEEDGLVFDPESVEGEEIREQEAYDGVRIKVRGNLGNARITIQIDIGFGDVITPEPLWVEYPTMLDNNKPKIQAYTLESAIAEKYQAMVSFDLANSRMKDFYDIYFLSENHSFEGNELQKAIKETFERRETDIPIRIPTALSGDFFEDEAKVKQWNAFLSKISDNQVPKDHLKVADRLKVFLWPVSEALANSEHFDKYWEAGADWN, from the coding sequence ATGGATAAACCCAGTCAGGGGACTATTGATTCCATTCATCAACGACTGCTCAATAAAGCCCGGGAAACAAACCGTCCATTCAATGAACTGTTGCAGTACTATGCAATGGAGAAGTTTCTCCTCCGGATGAGCAAATTGGCCAATGCAGATGACTATGTGCTAAAAGGTGCTTTGCTGCTTCGTGCTACTGGTATTTCCGATATTAGGCCTACCCGTGATATTGATGTATTAAAATATGGCAATAGTACGATACCAGATCTTGAAGAGAATATTGTTGAATGCTGTAAAATAAATGTCGAAGAGGATGGATTAGTTTTTGATCCGGAAAGCGTGGAGGGGGAGGAAATCCGAGAGCAGGAGGCCTATGATGGAGTAAGAATAAAAGTCCGGGGTAATTTAGGTAATGCCCGTATTACTATTCAGATAGATATAGGATTTGGTGATGTAATAACGCCAGAACCGTTGTGGGTTGAGTATCCAACAATGCTGGATAACAATAAGCCGAAAATTCAGGCTTATACATTAGAAAGTGCTATTGCCGAGAAGTACCAGGCGATGGTAAGTTTTGATCTGGCCAATAGTAGGATGAAAGACTTCTATGATATTTATTTTCTTTCTGAAAACCATTCTTTTGAAGGAAACGAACTTCAAAAAGCAATTAAGGAAACATTTGAGCGAAGAGAAACGGATATTCCTATCAGAATACCGACTGCTCTATCAGGCGATTTCTTCGAAGATGAAGCTAAAGTAAAACAGTGGAATGCATTTCTGAGTAAGATCTCAGATAATCAGGTTCCCAAAGATCATCTAAAGGTGGCAGATAGGCTAAAAGTATTTTTGTGGCCGGTGAGCGAAGCGTTGGCGAATAGTGAACATTTTGACAAATATTGGGAAGCAGGGGCAGACTGGAATTAA
- a CDS encoding type IV toxin-antitoxin system AbiEi family antitoxin domain-containing protein: MYVSKGKIDEAVRLFKKQGGILRTSEAEDLGIHNRTLYKMLEEGYVNKLERGVYKLADADMLSNPDLAIVAKKVPKARVCLISALDFHDMTTEIPHAVHIAIPRTNRDPKLDYPPVKTYRFSGESLTKGIESHKIDGVEVQVYSPAKTIADCFKFRNKIGLDIAMEALEEGIKRDKASYSDILKYAEICRVKTVIKPYLEAIAHG; this comes from the coding sequence ATGTATGTTTCAAAGGGAAAAATTGATGAGGCAGTACGCCTATTTAAGAAGCAAGGGGGGATACTGAGAACTTCAGAAGCGGAAGATCTTGGTATTCATAACAGGACCTTGTACAAGATGCTTGAAGAAGGTTATGTAAACAAGCTGGAGCGGGGAGTATACAAACTTGCAGATGCAGATATGCTTTCCAATCCCGATCTGGCCATCGTTGCCAAAAAGGTACCCAAGGCAAGGGTATGTCTGATATCAGCGCTGGACTTTCATGATATGACCACAGAAATTCCGCATGCCGTCCATATTGCGATTCCCAGGACCAACAGGGATCCCAAGCTGGACTATCCCCCAGTTAAAACGTATCGCTTTTCAGGAGAGAGCCTGACTAAAGGAATAGAGAGTCATAAAATCGATGGTGTGGAGGTCCAGGTTTATAGTCCAGCCAAGACGATTGCCGACTGTTTCAAATTCCGGAATAAGATAGGACTCGATATAGCAATGGAGGCACTCGAAGAGGGCATTAAGCGAGACAAAGCCAGCTACAGTGATATCCTGAAATATGCCGAAATTTGTCGTGTTAAAACTGTTATAAAACCATATCTGGAGGCAATAGCTCATGGATAA